The genomic interval agtgagcgcttactgtgtgcagagcactggactatttcttttattttgttagtaggtttggttttgttctctgtctcccccttttagactgtgagcccactggtgggtaggggccgtctctatatgttgccaatttgtacttcccaagcgcttagtccagtgctctgcacatagtaagcgctcaataaatacgattgatgatgatgactaagcgcttgggaagtccaagttggcaacccacaAAGGCTTAACGGATGTGGGGGTCGCGGGAGGAGTGTCCGGATGGAGTCGGGAGAATCGAGGGCTTTGGGTGGTCCCCGTTGTAGGGTCACGGGCCAAGAGTTGGGGatgtgttggatggtctgtgctgggtcactggggggaaAGTCGGGGGTGTCGGGTGGGTTTTTGGTCCCCTAAATGGTAAAGGTGGGTGTCCAGTGGGGTGGGCGGGCGGCCCTTGTGCCTCCAGCATGGAGGAAGAAGAGCTGGGCCGCTCGGGGATCCGGCTGCTGGGAGCCGCTGGCGAGTCGGGCTAACAAGTCCTGCCTCTCCGATGGACTTTCCGGTCCCAGTGGGCACGTGACCTTTCACTGGTGTGGGCCCAGGATAAACACTGGGTGtttgacgatgatggcatttgttaaccgcttactatgtgcaaagcaccgctctaagcgctggggaggtaacaaggtgatcaggttgtcccacggggggctcacagccttcacccccattttccagatgaggccactgaggcccaaagaagtgaagtgacttggccagtcacccagctgacgatcggtggagtcggaattcgagcccatgacctctgactccaaagccccggctctttccactgagccacgcggcttctcatgcTATGCCAAACCGAAATGGGAAAACAGTAGAAGAATACTTCAAAGGCACAAAGAAACAAAATTCCAAATTTTGGGAGAgcgggccaagtcacttcgcgtctctgtgcctcaggtacccgagctctaaaatgggggtggaggctgtgagccccacgtgggacagggactgttgtccagcccaatttgcttgtatccaccccggagctcAGTGTTTGGGGTAGCGGGCAGCTGGaggcctcaaacaatcaatcgatcgcgttcattgagcgcttactgggtgcagagcactgtactaagcgcttgggaagtccgagttggcaacagatagagacggtcccaacccaacagcgggcttacagtctagaagagatccaCCTTAGGAAGCTTCACGGAGCATTGAGCCCACAGCCCAAGGAGGGGAGTCCGCAGCCACTGCCaaggggcagattcattcattcagtcctatttattgaacgcttgctgtatgcagagcactgtactaagtaagcacttgggaagtgcaaatgagcaacatatagagacggtccctacccaatgaaggGTAGCtgcgaagcggcgtggctcagtggaaagagcccgggctttggagtcacaggtcatgggttcgaatgccggctccacccgttgtcagctgtgtgactttgggcaagtcacttcacttctctgggcctcagttccctcatctggaaaatggggattaagactgtgagtcccccgtgggacaacctgatcaccttgtaacctccccagcgcttagaacagtgctttgcacatagtaagttttcttctagtccagtgctctgcacacagtaagcactcaataaatacgattgattgattgattctagactgtgagcccactgttgggtagggaccgtctctatatgttgccaacttggacttcccaagcgcttagaacagtgctttgcacatagtaagttttcttctagtccagtgctctgcacacagtaagcgctcaataaatacgattgattgattgattgattctagactgtgagcccactgttgggtagggaccgtctctatatgttgccaacttgtacttcccaagcgcttagcacagtgctctgcacacagtaagcgctcaataaatacgattgattgattgaccttgggcaagtcacgtaacttctctgagcctcagttacctcatctgtaaaatggggatgattaccgtgagccccacgtgggacaacctgatcaccttgtatccccccccggcacttagaacagtgctttgcacatagtaagcgcttaacaaatgccgtcatgatGTTTATTATttaacgacgggctcacagtctgctcacGGGCAGATCCCTTCTGTGCTTGCAGTGGCTTGGGCCCGCGGGAATCCAAGGGTGGCTTGTCGAGGAGTTCGTGGGAGACCACACACAGGCGGTTTCAGGAGACTGGGGCTTGGTGGGTCAGGGAGCGAtccattcgtatttgttgagcgcttactgtgtgcaaagcactgtactaagcacttgggaagtccaagttggcaacacgtaaagacggtccctacccaacaacgggctcacagtctagaagggggagacgggcaacaaaacacgcggaagggtgtcaagtcgtcagaacagacagaattaaagctaaattcattcattcattcgtatgaggcccccagtcaatcaatcagtcgtatttattgagcgcttactgtgtgcagagcactggactaagcacttgggaagtccaagttggcaacatagagagacggtccctacccaacagtgggttcacagtctaaaagggggagacagagaacaaaaccaaacatactaacagaataaaataaatagaatggatatgtacaagtacactgTCCCCAGTGTAGACCGggacaatcaatcagccaatcgtatttattgaccgcttactgtgtgcagagcactggactaagcgcttgggaagtccaagttggcaacatatagagacagtccctacccaacagtgggttcacggtctaaaagggggagacggagaacaaaaccaaacatactaacaaaataaaataaatagaatagatatgtacaagtacactgTCCCCAGTGTAGaccggggcaatcaatcaatcaatcgtatttattgagcacttactgtgtgcagagcactggactaagcgcttgggaagtacaagtcggcaacacacagagacggtccctacccaacagtggactcacagtctagaagggacagtgaATCATCTTCCCACCTACGTAGAAGGACTTTTGTCTCCTGTTTGCgggggcaggaatcaatcaatcaatcaatccatcaatcgtatttattgagcgcttactgtgtgcagagcactggactaagcacttgggaagtccaagttggcaacatagagagacggtccctacccaacagcgggttcacagtctaaaagggggagacagagaacaaaaccaaacatactaacagaataaaataaatagaatggatatgtacaagtacactgTCCCCAGTGTAGACCGggacaatcaatcagccaatcgtatttattgaccgcttactgtgtgcagagcactggactaagcgcttgggaagtccaagttggcaacatatagagacagtccctacccaacagcgggctcacagtctagaagggggagacagacaacaaaaccaaacatactaacaaaataaaagaaatggaatagatatgtacaagtacaccgTCCCCAGTGCAGaccaggacaatcaatcaatcagtcgtatttattgagcgcttactgtgtgcagagcactgtactaagcgcttgggaagtccaagttggcaacacatagagacagtccctacccaacagtgggctcacagtctacaagggggagacagaacaaaaaccaaacatactaacaaaataaaataaatagaatagatatgcttcccaagcgcttagtacagtgctctgcacatagtaagcgctcaataaatacgattgatgatgatgatatgtacaagtaaaataaatagagtaagatgtgtacaaacatatatacatctatacaggtgctgtggggaagagaaggaggtaagatggggggatggagagggggaatcgcTGTCCCCTCCGTGCAGCGAACCAGATTCCTGGGGattagaatggatggatggacggggtgggtgagggaagggggccgGGCCCAAGCCGCAGCCAACCCGGGTGCCTCCCCTCTAGGATAactgggatgatgatgaggaagagaagaaggagacggCGGAGGTGAAGCCAGGTGAGCCCCCGGAAGCCGGGCCCAtcggtgggggggaagagcagcCCCCCGGGGCCGCCGCGTCTGGTCCCTAACGTCTGTCTTGCTCCCCAGAAACGAAAGTCTCGGAAAAGAAGAAAACAGCCGAGAAGATCAAAGAGAAAGAGCGGCAGCAGAAGCGGAAACAAGAGGAGATCAAGAAGAGGGTGAGTCCGGGGGTCGGCCGGGCCCGgcacgggggcggaggggggtgggAGCTCAGCCGGCTTCCTCCCTCGCTCCTCGCAAACCGAAGCCTGGCGCAGAGATGCCCcggtgaagcggcgtggcccggtggaaagagcccgggctttggagtcagaggtcatgggttcaaatcccgggaaGCGGGGCCCGGAAGTggcggtaaatacgattgaaggaatgagggaacggctccaaagcccgggctctttccaccgagccccgctgcttctccgggcCATTTGGTGGCACAGATTGTTTGCTTTAGCATCAGGAAGGGTAGAGCCTCCTGTCAGGATGACACACCagttcgtgaagcgttccatacttttttattcttcccaagcgcttagtccagtgctctgcacacagtaagcgctcaatacgattgaataaatgaatgaacttcccaagcgcttagttcagtgctctgcacatagtaagtgcaccataaatacttttgaataaatgaatgtacttcccaagcgcttagtacagtgctctacacacaggaagcgttcaatacgattgaataaatgaatgagcttcccaagcgcttagtagtgttctgcacacagtaagcgctcagtaaatacggttgaataaatgaacttcccaagcgcttagtccagtgctctgcccacagtaagcgctcaataaatacgattgaataaatgagtgaattccccaagcgcttagcccagtgctctgcacatagtaagcgctcaatacaattgaatgaatgaatgtacttcccaagtgcttagtatagtgccctgcacaccgtaagcgctcaataaatacgattaactaaatgaacttcccaagcacttagtccagtgctcttcacatagtaagtgctcaataaatatgactgaatgaatgaacttcccaagcgcttagtccagtgctctgcacacagtaagcgctcaataaatacgattgactaaatgaacttcccaagcacttagtccagtgctctgcacatagtaagcgctcaataaatacgattgaatgaatgaacttcccaagcgcttagtccagtgctctgtgcacagtaagtgcccaataaatatggttgagtgaatgaatgtacttcccaagcgcttagtccagtgctctgcacacagtaagcgctcaataaatacgattgaatgaatgaacttcccaagcgcttagtccagtgctctgcgcacagtaagtgcccaataaatatggttgagtgaatgaatgtccttcccaagcgcttagtccagtgctctgcacacagtaagcgctcaataaatacgattgaatgaatgactggtcagctgtgtgacttcgggcaagtcgctttacttctctgtgcctcagttacctcatctgtaagcgagcccccgtgggacaggctgatcaccttgtagcttcccccagcgcttagaacagtgctttgcacatcatcatcaatcgtctttattgagcgcttactgtgtgcagagcactggactaagcgcttgggaaggacaaattggcaacatataacatcggaagcgcttagtaagtgccgttattattattagccagagaGGGTCGAGAAGTGTGCGCGACCCGTCCTCCCTCTCGGTGCTCTCGGGGGTCCCGGGTCGGGCGGCGAGCCTGAGCGGTTTTCCGCGGGACGCGCCTTCCTAGTTAGAAGATCCCGAGGAATCCAAGGAGCTCACGCCGGAAGAGCAGTTAGCGGACAAGCTGCGGCTAAAGAAGCTCCAAGAGGAATCCGACCTGGAATTGGCCAAGGAAACGTTCGGTACGtcagctgggaggcagcgggagtTGGCGGGAGGAGGgcgtctagcggatagagcacaggcccgggaatcaggccCAATTCCCGCTCCCTCACTCGCCCGCCGCGTGGCCGTGGGCAgatcaatccatcatcatcatcatcatcatcaatcgtatttattgagcgcttactatgtgcagagcactggactaagcgcttgggaggtacaagttggcaacatctagagacggtccctacccaacagtgggctcacggtctaaaagggggagacgagaacaaagtcaatcgtatttattgagcgcttactgtgtgcagagcactggactagagaagcagcgcggctcggtggaaagagcgcaggctttggagttggaggtcgtgggttcaaatcccggctccgccactcgtcagctgggtgactttgggcaagtcacttcacttctctgggcctcagttacctcgtctgggaaacggggatgaagactgtgagtcccacgaggggcaacctgatcatcttgtaaactccccggcgcttagaacagtgctctgcacatagcgcttaataaatgccattgttattatagagaagcagtgtggctcagtggaaagagcccgggctttggagtcagaggtcatgggttcaaatcctgactctgccactcgtcagctgtgtgactttgggcaagtcacttcacttctctgggcctcatttacctcgtctggaaaaaggggattaagactgtgagtcccacgaggggcaacctgatcaccttataaactccctggcgcttagaacagtgctctgcacatagtaagtgcttaacaaatgccattgttattatagagaagcagcgtggctcagtggaaagagcccgggctttggagtcagaggtcatgggttcaaatcccagctccgccacatgccggctgtgtgatcttgggcaagtcacttaacttctctgagcctcagttccctcatctgtaaaatgggggtgattactgtgagccccccgggggacaacctgatcaccttgtatccccccgcccccccccccccagcgcttagaacagtgctttgcacatagtaagcgcttaacaaatgccgttattattattcttattactaagcacttgtaaatcactcggcaaatcacttgacttctctgtgcctcagttccctcatctgtgaaatggggatgattactgtgagccccccgggggacaacctgatcacctcgtatcccccccggcgcttagaacagcgctttgcacatagtaagcgcttaacaaatgccattattattattattactaggcacttgTAAATCACtcggcaaatcacttctgtgcctcagttccctcatctgtaaaatggggattgagcctgtgagccccacgtggggcagggactgcgtccgacccgatgtgcttgtatccacctcagtgcttcgcCCGTGTTATtattcatccctgcccacagctggaGGCGTGTGGGGAAGAGGCGGCACTTGGGGGAGGAAAATCCTCCTCCGGTGCCCAGGCAGGGCCTCGGTGGCCACCGGCCTTGCGGAAGAGCAAGCCCGGGGGCCCGTAGGGCCCGGCCCGCGGGCCACCTGCCGCTCTcaccccccccccggccttcCCTCCCGACAGGGGTGGCCGCCACCGCGGTCAGTGGAATCGACGCCATGAACCCAACGTCCCGGGATGACTTCGCGGAGTTCGGAAAGCTGCTAAAGGACAAGATCACCCAATACGAAAAGTCTCTCTACTACCCTGGCTTTTTGGAAGTTTTAGTGCGAGACATTTGCATTTCCCGTGAGTATTCCCGCCTGGGAGAGACTGGCGTCTCGGGGTTGCTCGAGC from Tachyglossus aculeatus isolate mTacAcu1 chromosome 8, mTacAcu1.pri, whole genome shotgun sequence carries:
- the EIF3J gene encoding eukaryotic translation initiation factor 3 subunit J; translated protein: MAADSDSWEADTFSVEEPVRKAAVGGGGGGGGGGGDRWEGEDEDDDVKDNWDDDEEEKKETAEVKPETKVSEKKKTAEKIKEKERQQKRKQEEIKKRLEDPEESKELTPEEQLADKLRLKKLQEESDLELAKETFGVAATAVSGIDAMNPTSRDDFAEFGKLLKDKITQYEKSLYYPGFLEVLVRDICISLEIDDLKKVTNSLTVLCSEKQKQEKQSKAKKKKKGVVPGGGLKATMKDDLADYGGYDGGYVQDFEDFM